One window of Psychrobacillus sp. FSL H8-0483 genomic DNA carries:
- the rpsU gene encoding 30S ribosomal protein S21, with translation MSKTVVRKNESLEDALRRFKRTVSKSGTIQEVRKREFYEKPSVKRKKKSEAARKRKW, from the coding sequence GTAAAAACGAATCGCTTGAAGATGCTCTTCGCCGCTTCAAACGTACTGTATCTAAAAGTGGTACAATTCAAGAGGTAAGAAAGCGCGAGTTTTATGAAAAACCAAGCGTGAAACGTAAAAAGAAATCAGAAGCTGCACGTAAACGTAAGTGGTAA